From Juglans regia cultivar Chandler chromosome 6, Walnut 2.0, whole genome shotgun sequence, the proteins below share one genomic window:
- the LOC108981590 gene encoding zinc finger protein JAGGED-like has translation MRPEGNPLDLNNLPDDFRDHGKQVFEDSSSSGYRKKKSGGKDGKDECGKVYECRFCSLKFCKSQALGGHMNRHRQERETETLNRARQLVFSTDNLVSQGPSHLGCCQPIVPGGYHPAGNVGDPTLPLRFPRFFPGSPSTHLPPPVPQAPQPPQPYLYTASPTRPISFRTPYPQHPMNDYCVGHVLSSNQQCQPNLSYSPDSSYTCIGAPVGQGFAPGSSSRVSDMLGSGVLGGGGGSGREGSSHNPEEGLNWSRSFAGTQQQRLDAPPSLTRFQDGF, from the exons AT GAGACCTGAGGGGAACCCCTTGGACCTCAACAACTTGCCTGATGATTTTAGAGATCATGGTAAACAAGTCTTCGAGGACAGCTCCTCCTCTG GctataggaaaaagaaaagcggCGGAAAGGATGGAAAAGACGAGTGTGGGAAGGTCTATGAGTGTAGGTTTTGTTCCCTCAAGTTCTGCAAATCTCAGGCTCTCGGGGGACACATGAACCGCCACCGTCAAG AGAGGGAGACAGAAACACTGAACCGGGCCCGTCAGCTAGTCTTCAGTACCGATAACCTAGTCTCCCAAGGTCCTTCCCATCTAGG CTGCTGCCAACCAATCGTCCCAGGAGGCTATCATCCAGCAGGCAACGTTGGAGACCCAACATTGCCTCTCAGATTTCCAAGATTCTTCCCTGGATCTCCTTCAACCCATTTACCACCACCAGTACCTCAGGCACCACAACCACCTCAACCATATTTATACACCGCCTCTCCCACTCGCCCAATCTCCTTTCGTACACCTTATCCTCAACATCCAATGAACGATTACTGTGTTGGCCATGTTCTCAGCAGCAACCAACAATGCCAACCAAACTTGAGCTATTCACCAGACTCTAGCTACACTTGCATTGGTGCACCGGTTGGACAAGGGTTTGCGCCTGGCAGCAGCAGCCGGGTCTCTGACATGCTAGGATCAGGAGTACTGGGAGGAGGGGGAGGCTCTGGTAGAGAAGGGTCATCGCACAATCCCGAGGAGGGATTGAATTGGAGCCGGAGCTTTGCAGGAACACAGCAACAACGTCTGGATGCTCCACCTTCGCTCACTCGGTTTCAAGATGGGTTCTAA